A region from the Triticum aestivum cultivar Chinese Spring chromosome 3D, IWGSC CS RefSeq v2.1, whole genome shotgun sequence genome encodes:
- the LOC123075539 gene encoding chitinase CLP-like, whose translation MARLPVLVLAVSLAVLAWPASCKSVRSVLAPVTKDPATRLYTIPFHYGANIVVDTAGPLVWSTCTPDHLPAAFPCKSDTCRLANKYHVPSCSESAADKLCDPSHKVCRAFPYNPVTGACAAGDLIHTRFVANTTDGKNPVSQVNVRAVAACAPSKLLESLPQGASGVAGLAGSDLALPAQVASAQKVSNKFLLCLPRGLSSDPGVAVFGGGPLHFMAQPERDYTKELAYTPLVAKKGNPAHYITIKSIAVESASVPVPAQALATGGAVLCTRSPFTLLRSDVFLPLVDAFTKALARQGAQGGPVAKAVKPYAPFQLCYDTRTLANTRTGYLVPAVTLTLGGGKNWRMDGLSLMVDMGPTTACLAFVQMQGVKGGDGSAPSVLIGGFQMENTVLEFDMKKKRLGFARLPSFTQCGQFNFTTRSA comes from the coding sequence ATGGCGCGGCTCCCCGTCCTCGTCCTGGCCGTCTCGCTAGCCGTGCTAGCGTGGCCGGCGTCGTGCAAAAGTGTTCGGTCGGTGCTCGCCCCGGTCACCAAGGACCCCGCCACCCGCCTCTACACCATCCCATTCCACTACGGCGCCAACATCGTCGTCGACACCGCCGGCCCGCTCGTCTGGTCGACGTGCACGCCCGACCACCTGCCGGCGGCGTTCCCGTGCAAGAGCGACACATGCAGGCTCGCGAACAAGTACCACGTCCCGAGCTGCAGCGAGAGCGCGGCTGACAAGCTCTGCGACCCCAGTCACAAGGTATGCAGGGCCTTCCCGTACAACCCGGTCACCGGCGCGTGCGCGGCCGGGGACCTGATCCACACCAGGTTCGTCGCCAACACCACCGACGGGAAGAACCCGGTGAGCCAGGTGAACGTGCGGGCCGTGGCCGCGTGCGCGCCGAGCAAACTCCTCGAGTCGCTGCCGCAGGGCGCCTCGGGCGTGGCGGGGCTCGCGGGCTCCGACCTGGCGCTGCCGGCGCAGGTGGCGTCCGCGCAGAAGGTCTCCAACAAGTTCCTCCTCTGTCTGCCCCGCGGCCTCTCAAGCGACCCCGGCGTGGCCGTCTTCGGCGGCGGCCCGCTCCACTTCATGGCGCAGCCGGAGAGGGACTACACGAAGGAGCTGGCCTACACGCCGCTCGTCGCCAAGAAGGGCAACCCCGCGCACTACATCACGATCAAGTCCATAGCCGTGGAGAGCGCCAGCGTGCCCGTCCCGGCGCAGGCGCTCGCCACCGGCGGCGCAGTGCTCTGCACGAGGTCGCCCTTCACCCTGCTCCGCTCCGACGTGTTCCTCCCGTTGGTGGACGCGTTCACCAAGGCCCTGGCGAGGCAGGGTGCGCAGGGCGGGCCCGTGGCGAAAGCGGTGAAGCCCTATGCGCCGTTCCAGCTGTGCTACGATACGCGTACGCTGGCCAACACGCGGACCGGGTACCTGGTGCCGGCCGTGACGCTGACGCTGGGCGGCGGGAAGAACTGGAGGATGGACGGGTTGAGCTTGATGGTGGACATGGGGCCCACGACGGCGTGCCTGGCGTTCGTGCAGATGCAGGGGGTGAAGGGCGGGGACGGAAGCGCGCCGTCGGTGCTCATCGGAGGGTTCCAGATGGAGAACACCGTGCTGGAGTTCGACATGAAGAAGAAGCGGCTCGGGTTCGCGAGGCTGCCGTCCTTCACGCAGTGCGGCCAGTTCAATTTCACCACTCGCAGCGCCTAG